From a single Ailuropoda melanoleuca isolate Jingjing chromosome 12, ASM200744v2, whole genome shotgun sequence genomic region:
- the ZNF329 gene encoding LOW QUALITY PROTEIN: zinc finger protein 329 (The sequence of the model RefSeq protein was modified relative to this genomic sequence to represent the inferred CDS: inserted 2 bases in 1 codon): MRLKMTXNISEEEPSCDVEMEGFTREGLHLSILGDNWDCKNREGHLRQSALTQEKPGAQEAICEYSGLGERLSASSDLLPSKRVPTNSFHICDSDVKSLDCDPALHSCQKNYVAKRNSDSDVCGKAFNHSMEVFQFGRDQMRAKPYKYPESVKSFNHFTPLGEQKIAKRGKKLYEGKDFGDIFTLSSSLNENRRNHLGEKLYKCTECGKCFKRNSSLVLHHRTHTGEKPYTCNECGKSFSKNYNLIVHQRIHTGEKPYKCNKCGKAFSDGSALTQHQRIHTGEKPYECLECGKTFNRNSSLILHQRTHTGEKPYRCNECGKPFTDISHLTVHLRIHTGEKPYECSKCGKAFRDGSYLTQHERTHTGEKPFECVECGKSFNRNSHLIVHQKIHSGEKPYECKECGKTFIESAYLIRHQRIHTGEKPYGCNQCQKLFRNIAGLIRHQRTHTGEKPYECNQCGKAFRDSSCLTKHQRIHTKEAPYQCPECGKSFKQNSHLAVHQRLHSREGPSHCPQCGKTFRRSSSLIRHQRTHSGEQPMET, from the exons ATGAGATTGAAAATGAC GAATATTTCTGAGGAAGAGCCGTCCTGTGACGTGGAAATGGAAGGATTTACAAGAGAGGGTCTTCATCTTTCCATTCTAGGTGATAATTGGGACTGTAAGAACCGGGAGGGACATTTGAGGCAATCAGCTTTAACTCAGGAGAAGCCAGGGGCTCAGGAAGCAATTTGTGAATATTCTGGACTCGGAGAGCGTTTGAGTGCAAGCTCAGACCTTCTGCCATCTAAGAGAGTACCTACAAACAGTTTTCATATATGTGACTCAGATGTTAAAAGTTTGGATTGTGACCCAGCTTTACACAGTTGTCAGAAAAATTATGTAGCTAAGAGAAATAGTGACAGTGATGTGTGTGGAAAAGCCTTCAACCATTCCATGGAAGTTTTTCAATTTGGAAGAGATCAGATGAGAGCGAAACCCTATAAATACCCTGAAAGTGTTAAATCTTTCAATCATTTTACCCCTCTTGGTGaacaaaaaatagcaaaaagagggaagaaactgTATGAAGGTAAGGACTTTGGGGACATCTTTACCCTGAGTTCATCTCTTAATGAAAACAGGAGGAATCACCTTGGGGAGAAACTGTATAAATGCACTGAATGTGGCAAATGCTTCAAACGGAATTCTTCTCTTGTTTTGCATCACCgaactcacactggagagaaaccttatacctgtaatgaatgtggaaaatcGTTTTCCAAGAACTACAACTTGATTGTGCATCAAAGAATCCATACAGGAGAGAAGCCCTACAAATGCAATAAATGCGGGAAAGCCTTCAGTGATGGGTCAGCTCTCACACAacaccagagaattcacactggtGAAAAACCTTATGAATGTCTAGAATGTGGGAAAACCTTCAACCGAAATTCATCTCTGATTTTGCATCAGAGAACTCATACAGGAGAAAAACCATATAGATGTAATGAGTGTGGGAAACCTTTCACTGACATCTCCCATCTCACCGTGCATCTCAGaatccacactggggagaagccctatgaatgtagCAAATGCGGAAAGGCTTTCCGGGATGGCTCATACCTTACCCAGCATGAGAGgactcacactggagagaagccctttGAGTGTGTGGAGTGCGGGAAGTCCTTTAACCGCAACTCTCACCTCATTGTACATCAAAAAATCCACTCTGGGGAGAAACCCTACGAATGTAAAGAGTGTGGGAAAACTTTCATTGAGAGTGCTTACCTCATCCGGCACCAGAggattcatactggtgagaagcCCTATGGCTGTAACCAGTGTCAGAAGCTTTTCAGGAACATTGCTGGCCTCATCCGGCATCAGAGGACTCATACTGGTGAGAAGCCCTATGAGTGTAATCAGTGTGGTAAAGCTTTCAGGGATAGCTCCTGTCTGACCAAGCACCAGAGAATTCACACAAAGGAGGCCCCATACCAGTGTCCTGAATGTGGAAAGTCCTTCAAGCAGAACTCTCACCTGGCAGTACATCAGAGACTCCACAGCAGGGAGGGTCCCAGTCACTGTCCTCAGTGTGGAAAAACATTCAGAAGGAGCTCATCCCTCATCCGACATCAAAGAACACACTCTGGAGAGCAACCCATGGAAACATAA